In Candidatus Cloacimonadota bacterium, the genomic window ATTGCCGAAGCCATCCGCAACATCCTGTTGGATCCCCTCTGTGCAGAGATGCTTCCTGAAACAGAGCTCTTGCTGTACAACGCTTCCCGGGCGCAACATACGGGAGAATTGATCCTACCCGCGCTAGAGGCTGGCAAGATCGTGATCTCAGATCGCTATTATGATAGCACCTATGCGTATCAGGGAGCGGCTCGCAGCCTGGATTACGATGTAATTGATGCTCTAACCGCTTTCGCCACTTTCAATACGGTGCCGGATCTCACTATTTTGCTTGATCTTCCCGCGGAAGTGGGGTTATCCCGCATCGGTAACCGTACACTGGATAGGCTGGAATTAGAAGATCTGTCCTTTCACCAAAAGGTACGCGAGCAATTTTTATTTATTGCCAAAAAACACCCATCCCGTTATATGGTAATCAATGCCCAAAAGGCTCCGGAAGAGATCAACCGGGACATCATTAATCGAATACAAGTTCTGTTAGGAGATAAAGCATGAAGCCAAGACAGCGAAAAGCTCTTATCACGATTGCTGGAGTGTGGATTCTTACCGCCACTCTGCTGCTGATCGCGACCAATGCCTTTGCGCAAAACCGACCCGGTCAGGGTAATGTGTACAACCAATTGCAGGTTTTCGTGGAGGTTTTGCAGAAGCTGAAACAGAATTATGTAACCGATCTCTCCGATGAGGAACTGATGGAAGAAGCGATTAAAGGCATGTTACGCTCCACCGACCCCCACACCACGTATTTTACACGCGATGAATTCCAGGATTTCACTACAAGCACCAAAGGTTCTTTCGGTGGCTTGGGCATCCAGATCGATAAAATCGGCGATTATATTACAGTGGTATCACCCATCGAAGGCACTCCCGCTTACAGAATGGGCATCACTGCCGGCGACAAAATCATCAAAGTAGACGGCGAAAGCATCGTTGGAGTAACCACCGATGAATCCATCAAGAAGATGCGTGGAGATGTCGGTACCACCGTGATCATCACTATCTCACGACCGGGAATTCCCGAACCAATAGACTTTACCATCATCCGTGAAAACATCAAGATCAAGAGTGTGCCCTACAGCTTTAAATTGGACAATGGTGTAGGTTACCTCCGCATCAGCCAGTTCAATGAGAATACTACTTCAGAATTACGTGCTGCTCTAAATGATCTGGAAAACGAAGGAATCCGCGGACTTATCATAGACCTCCGCTTCAATCCCGGCGGTCTGCTGGATCAAGCAGTAGATACTGTGAATGAATTCATTGGTCACAACAAACTCGTGGTGGAAACCCGCGGCCGCACTCGTAACGACGCATTGCAT contains:
- the tmk gene encoding dTMP kinase, whose protein sequence is MRGLFITFEGIEGSGKSTQVKLLVKYLEELHLPYITTREPGGTPIAEAIRNILLDPLCAEMLPETELLLYNASRAQHTGELILPALEAGKIVISDRYYDSTYAYQGAARSLDYDVIDALTAFATFNTVPDLTILLDLPAEVGLSRIGNRTLDRLELEDLSFHQKVREQFLFIAKKHPSRYMVINAQKAPEEINRDIINRIQVLLGDKA
- a CDS encoding S41 family peptidase yields the protein MKPRQRKALITIAGVWILTATLLLIATNAFAQNRPGQGNVYNQLQVFVEVLQKLKQNYVTDLSDEELMEEAIKGMLRSTDPHTTYFTRDEFQDFTTSTKGSFGGLGIQIDKIGDYITVVSPIEGTPAYRMGITAGDKIIKVDGESIVGVTTDESIKKMRGDVGTTVIITISRPGIPEPIDFTIIRENIKIKSVPYSFKLDNGVGYLRISQFNENTTSELRAALNDLENEGIRGLIIDLRFNPGGLLDQAVDTVNEFIGHNKLVVETRGRTRNDALHTRYKTKERNYPIVVLVNEASASASEIFAGSLQDWDKGLVMGKNTFGKGSVQQLFPLSNGNGVKVTTSYYYIKSGRCIHKMTNDKLLTGKEVSDSELKQEDEDNHSQVYYTEKGRKVFGGGGISPDIEVENDLLSRFGVELRRNNSFFNFAVDYLVDHNRQISLSPQITPALMDEFLTYVRSQDISYTAADLDSTRSFIENSIKSELVRKVHGDLEAYKITISQDNQLQQAIDLFDKYNTLEEMFIYAESQKKQR